GTCTCAAAAGCCAAATATTTCGAAACTTCTGCATAGTTTATTAACCCAACTTGGGTGTGGACAACCTTTTCATGATTGTGAGCTAAATGTTCTTCTCGACCAACTCAGAGAAAATCTAAAAAACAAGAGGTACTTATTCTTACTTTGTGTATGTTGTTGTTGTTCACATATGCCTCTGAAACTAAGAATTCCTTAAAGTATTTAATATTATTTTCTTCTATACGAGAATTAATATTTAATtgataaaaatatattttttctaCCTTGAAACTTTTgaaatattttatatttttttgttaATTTACTGCACTGATTTTCTTGCAGTTACTTGGTTATCATCGATGATCTATGGGATGTATCAGCATGGAATATTATTAGATGTGCTTTCCCAGAAAATAATCTTGGTACTAGATTAATAATAACTACAAGAATCAAGACTGTGGCTGAGGCATGTTGTTTCGGTCACCATGAGCACATTCTTGAAATGAAACCTCTTAGTGAAGAAGACTCAAGGAAATTGTTTTTTGATAGGATATTTTGCTCTGGAGAAGCTTGTCTAGGTCAACTCAAAGATGTTTTAGTTGAGATTCTCAAGAAATGTGGTGGTTTGCCACTTGCAATCATTAGCATATCAAGCCTATTAGCAAGTGAAAGTGCAgaccagaaggagaggtgggaaaaTGTACTGAATTCTTTGGGATCAGTGTCAGGCACAAACCTCACCTTGGAAGCAATGAGACAGATCTTGAACCTTAGCTACAAGAATCTTCCTCACCACCTCAAGACATGCTTCTTGTATCTTGGTATGTTTCCAGAGGACTCTGAAATATATAGGCACCAGTTGGTCAGACTATGGGTGTCTGAAGGTTTCGTTAGCAAAGCACGTGGTCAAAGGCCAGAACAGACTGCGACAAGTTATTTCAATGAGCTTGTCAACAGGAGCCTTATTCAACCTATAGATATCGACACGAATGGGTCAGTGAGAACTTGCAAAGTACATGATATGTTGTTGGATCTTATCTTGTACAAGTCTGCACAAGAGAATTTTATCACTGTAGTAGACAACCCGGAGGCCATTATAGGACCGCTTCAAAAGCCCCGTCGGGTGCTCTTCAACTTGGTTAGTGCAACATTGCCAGGGGATGTTAGTGTGCCACAAGTGCGATCGTTTGCAAATTGGAGAGGCTCCGTGCACATACCATCTCTGGCAGAGTTCAAGTATCTTCGAGTTTTTGTTGCTGATTTCAGTTCTTGTTCTGCTGATGGCAGCCAGAAAATCGACCTGACAGGACTCTGTAAGTTATATCAGCTGCGACATATATGGATTCGTGGTTGCTGGAAGTGCCAGCTACCAACCAAAATTATGGGGTTACAGATGTTGGAAACATTTGATATAGATGGGTCCTGTATCCCAACGGATATTTTTCACCTGCCGTGCTTGTTGGATCTGATTATTCCATCCGTTAAAAGGCTGCCTGAGGGCATTGGTAAAATGGCATCCCTACAACTTCTGAATCATTTTGACACACTGCACACCTCACTCGACAGTATCAAGGGCCTAGGAGAGCTCTCCAATCTGAGTACTCTAGTTCTCAGAACTGTTTTTTCTGAAGACGTGGACATGGATGTTCTAAACTCTTCTTTGGCAAAACTTTCTAACCTCGAGTCCCTAGAAATAATTTCACCTGATTCTTGGATACCTGAGGCTCTAACCTTGTCGCCTCCTCCCCCCAACCTTGTGAAACTCTACATGATTAAAAGGTCCCACGTCCCAAACTGGATTGGGGAACTCCATAACCTCCAGACCTTGTATCTCACTGTCGAGAAGCTGGAAAAGGATGGTGTTCGTATTCTTGCGGAGTTACCAGCCCTCGTGAACCTGAAATTAACGTTTGATAGAGCGCTGGAAGAAACAATTGCCATTGATGGTACGACATTCGCAATCCTAAAGCTGTTTCATATCAGCTGCAAGAACATGCCACACCTGACCTTCCAAGGTGGGGCAATGCCTAAACTCGAGACCCTCTCTCTGCCGTTGAACGCCAAGGGATGGAAGCAGGAAAAGAATGCTGCACCTACAGGCATCGAGCACTTGTTAGCACTTAAAAGAATCTCTGTGGGGATCGGGAGTGATACTGAATCTGAACAGAGAAGCGCAGAGTCAGCCATTAGGAGCACTATCAGCATGCATCCCAACCATGCTCACATTACAATCAATATATGGTGACTGAGACGTATGATAATCATTGGTTTCAGCCAAAACCAGCAGCTGGTATGTCTGAATTTCCACCTCCATCTCAATTCTCACCTCTATCACTTTACATGATTCCGTATTATAGGATGGTGATGGATTGCTGAATTTCCTTCCTGTCCGGATTATCGAGCTATCACTTTGCTTTCTGCTATCTCCTAGTTATCTCGTCCAACTGTTTCTCCTTCGTCTGCACGATGGTCCGTGATCACGAACGCTTTGTTTGGGTTTCTCCTGTACTGTAATAAGGCTTGATGGTGGGCAGCAGTTGGCACTTTTTAGTCGCTCCATGCGTCATGAGCCGGGGATTCTATGTTCTTGTCATTGTTGTGTGTGTATCGTGGGCCTCTTAAATACGTACATCAAACTGAGTGTTGTTTTCTTATTTGTATTCAACTGAATATTTATTCCTTGTACTTGTAGCACTGTTTGCATTTCTGGAAGGGACAATTGAGATGTTGTATTTCTCTACATTAATTGATTCCTATGCGAGTTTGTGTTGGATATCACTGTATGTTCTATCTATATTCTATAGGTTACTTTCCTGTGGACATGGATATCACTGTATGTTCAAAATGTAAGCAAGAATGGTCTTGTTTTAAAGGTGTTATCGCTAGGAATTCAGATATATAAAATCTTCAAAACCGGACTAGTAATTCTAAACTATCACAATAATTATAAAATGTAAGAATTTTAGATGGGGAGAGAGAACCTAGAGCTATACATGGAACTTACTCTCTCTCCGCACTCTCTCACCTTTCTATGACAAAAGCAGACATGTGGTGATTAGCTTTTTTGATACATGTCAGAATGTATTGTGCTTATACTTTAGAGAAAAGGATTCACAGATTTATACCAGAAATGTCTGTACGAATCTCCATTATTGGTGCAAGGTGGATCTTTACCCACTACATACCTTCCCCTTTAGATTTATTTATGTTTCGCCAAAGATGAGCATGTCTCCAAGCTTCAGGCCGATGGACGACCCACAGCAGGCCCATCCTGACCACAGGTCGGATTGCCAATTTTTTTGACGGTGGTCGGATTGCCGATTCAATGACTTACTTCAGCTGCACATTTGTTAAGTTCAGGCTCACAACCTGTGGAAAGCACCTGATCGAGGCAAGACTGTAAACTGCTACGGTACAACCTACCGACACAACAAAATTAAAGTAGATTCAGATATGTTAGCaccatcaatacaattatagcctAAAAGCAAACACCAGAAGTGAACTCGCCAGCATTTGTGCACACGACGCATCGTCACACGAAGCAACTGGCAAGATCTTCAGTACGCTAATTTCTCCATTCTTGTGGTGGGCTCGTTCCATTTTGACAAGAAGATCCTCTCCTCCGCTGCTGCCAAGAGATATCGTTCTTTTCATCATGCTGACCAGACGAGGCAAAGTAGATGACACCATATTTATCCTCTGCATAACTAACAATTAAACATTAGAACGCACTGTGAACAGGAAAGAAGAGAGGTTGAGCCTGAAATCAGGGATGCACCAAGCTAGCGTCCAAGCGCCTCGTCCTCGGCTTCACATCTTCAAAGGTCAGACGAGACAAAGCATTACTTGTTCTTTCAGACCGAGTAACAGAGCACACTTCACTGAACTTAACTGAAAGCACTATGGACTTCGAAGTAAGGACATAACAGTTGAACGTTCAAAATCAAGGTGCAGCAAGAGGGCCATCCTTTGCTTCCCACATGCCAGGATATGTGAGCTGACGAGGAGCCTACGCAGAGCCCAGTAGTTCTGTGTGCCGATTGCTCGAGACCGGCACACGAAGGTTAGCAAGTGAAGCATTCAACTTTTAAACTGACTCGTGCATTTTCAGTAGCAAGTAACAAATCCATGGAGTGCCAGGTTTCGTTATCCAGCCAGAAGcccagaacaacaacaacaaaaacaactaGCACATGTGGCCTTTGAGCTTGCGCACAGATGAGCTTATGCCTAGCCCGATCCTATGTTTTTATACAATAGCTGACCTATTATCAAGTGTTACAAGAATATTGTTGAATATATGGTTTGTGCATGTATATTGTATAGGCCGGCCCACCTCCTAGTCTttgtatagttgaggttgtgGCCCACCTTATACTCCATATATACGTGCGCTATACACCGATCAATACATCGTGAAGCATTGCCAAAACTCTTGTTTCCAACAAATATAAAAAATATTAGGCAGACAAAGTGTGCCAACACAGAAGAATCTGGACCGGAGCCTAAGCAGCTTTCGGCAGTGTGTTCCTCTAAGCGTGGTAAATTAGCAAGAAAATGACTAGCATTGTTCTGCGATCTTTCCTTCAAAAGTCGGGACTACCTTTGGTTAGTGGTACCATTTTTCTTTCGCCGTGTTTTCCACAAGTGGACGTGGAATGATTGAGAAGCTTCGCTTTTGCACAAGTGGACATGGAATGATATGCTTTGCTTTGTACATAGTATTCTGTCACCCCTGTTTTTTATAACACTAAGGCATCATTTGCACAAACAACAAAAAATTCCCGGGCCTTAATGAATAAATTAGCAAACACAAGCTGACTcggaaatactccctccgtttttttagtctgcatataaaaTTTGGTCAAAGCCAAACTTTGtcaatctatctatctatcttcTATTATATACTTAAAACGATAGAAAAGTAACGGCTGAGATTTACTGCTTTTAAGTTATGACAATTAAATGGCTAAGATTCATTGACCGAACTAATAGCCTGCGGCCAGCAAGCGTACATCATATGGATGCCTGCGGCCAGCAAGCGTACATCATATGGATTCTAGCCAGCGGCCAGCAAGCGTACATCATACGGATTCTAGCCAGCGGCCAGCAAGCGTACATCATATGAATTGTTTGGAAGCAAGTACAAATCCAATGTAACAAGTGTAGACTAGAGGTTGATGCTGAACAAATGCACACAGAACACGTTAGCTGAGAAGGAAACTTAGAAGAAGGTTTTTGGAAGAGAGAAACATGCCCACGTAACCATCCtacaagcaaaaaaaaaaaaacgacCTACAAGGAAAATACATACTACGTATAAGCATATGCACCTTTTTTCATTGAACAAGGCTATGTACATGCACGAGCGATGTCTGCCCCATATGTTTGTATATCCAACTCAGGTACAGACATGTCACCACAGTTTATACTACTAGATATCTCTTATTAATTAGGTGGATAAATAATACAGTACTACTTTATATATGTTTCTCAAAGATGAATAAAGGAGGATACTTTTGCCAAAAAAATAGCAAAACCATAAATAATAAACAAAGTCTTCAATGTATATTCTTTTATACAAAATTTAGCTGTAGGGCTTAAATATAAAATTTAACCCGTGCAGTTGAATATAGAATTAAAGTTAAAATAAAGTAAAATCTGATTTCAGTTGTAGTAGAATATAAGTTGGTGTAGAACAGCAAGAACACAAAAAAGTACCTACGAACAAGATTCGGTAAGAAAAAGTTTAATACCATTTTAAATGAACATACACCAATAGTTACTTGGTTTTAGATAGCCAAACAGCATAAACATTTAGAGTAAGAGGACAGTGCCCACATCTGGAAAAAAGGATCGAACATGGACGTACATGATAATATGATATCTGGAAATACCACGCAAAAAAAATCTGGAAATGCAATTCCAAGAAGGATAATGGCCATGCAGATTGCGGAAGAGGACATGAAGTTTATTACTTAGGAGGAAGAGAACATATACTACTAGATATCTCTAATTAATTAGGTGTAAGAGGACATGAAGATTAGGCATTTTATTATTGATTAAATGGTTTTGACATGTACGATACTAACCTTGGTGCCATTAATGATTTGCTGCTACACGCCAGTGACTTTAATATAAAAAATACATATACCAAAAAGAGTCCCACGGGAGTTCTCCAACTACATTCTTTTTATGTATTCAAATGATATATAAATGGTGGGATGGTAGATAAGTTAATATTTGGCTATGGGAAAACAGTGACCGACAAAGAGTAGTAAAAGAGACAAATATTAATATTAGTATGGATACATGGTTTCCAATTGCAGGATGTCGATCTTTGTCGAGAATGGGTGTATTTTAAAAAACAATGCAATTAAACGCAGAATTCCCAAGTCTTATATGTATACTGGAGGCGCATGTCATGTCAATGCTACAATGCGACAACAAAAACAAATTCAATAATATTTGACCAAGTGGGGAAATGCTGTTGGAGAGAAGAATACCAAATATAATTTTTAGGACTGAATGATAGAGAATGTTTTATTGAAAAAACCAATGCATGTCAAATATGTAATAAATCATTGTACTTTGCTTAAAAAATACAATTACATGAAAAATAAATAAACACCAACATAAGTGACAAGCTTCGGCGAGCCTTAGAAACTTTCCCACCATTCACTGTTTACATTATTTTAAATTAGGAAGTAGACTGATAATGGATATGGGATATATGAAAATTTAGTAAAAAAAAGTATAAAATCAAATATTTACCATCAAATATATAAATTTTACAGAAATATACATTGCAATGTTTAATAATTTATCCAAACACATCTAAGCTACATTTCTTAATATAAAAAACTTATGTAGTGGAAAGAAGATAGGCAATGAAAAACCACcaaaaaatattaaaaaacattgaagtctAGCCGTGCAAATGCGCGGGCCCCCCTGCTAGTTTTGACtaagtttatagaaaaaaataccaagattcacaatatgaaatcaatattgttagatgtatgatgaaattaattttcataccATATAGCTTTAGTATtatagatgttgatattttttccaacaaagttggtcaaactttataaaatttgactttgaccaaatcttatatgcagagtaaaaggaaacggagggagtatgagagAATGGGAGGAGCTAAATGCAGCAAGATGGGGAACCTGATACCCTACTGATTGACCCCTCATATCTCTCTTCCTTCTTCCCGTTCGTTTTCCTCGCCCCTTCTCAACTAGCGTCTCCTCCACCTTCTCAACCTCTGCCACTGCTTCTCCACCATCTCATTCTCACCCCCTGCTGTTCCACCTGCGCCGGAGACGACAGGCTTCTGTTTTTCTATCTCCCCACTGGAAACCTGCTATTGCTTCAGTGCTTCAGCTACCTGCTCAGGTCTATCTCCCTATCTCCACTCCAGCATCGATTTACAGTTTTATAATTTGCTCGTCTTCAGATGTTCATGTTTTTATTCTGACTCTTAGTTAAGTCGTACTATAATTTCACCAGCTTTGGATCTGGTGGTGGATCTTGATTTTTTTTCCTACTGGAAGGAGGGTAAATCCCCGGCCAGGTGGATCCGGGTAGTTCATGCAAGTTAACTAACAAAAATAGTACTAATACAGGCTCGTTCTTTCCATCAATGCCTGAAATCGTTGGAAATGGAAACTCCTTGTTATAGGATGATTGTTGAAGTTTCTGCTCCCGTCTGTTTCTTGGCCCTTTTTCTATTAAAAAAGTTCCCTTCATTCAGCAGGCTATTTAAATGTTCAGGTTCATCACAAGCACAGAGAATGGACTTTCAGTACCCGGGTGTCCAGGCACCCCATTATCAGCACCGTTCGTCCATAACTCAGCGTCTGGGGATCTGTAACACGTACTGTAGCGAGCTTTCGTTTAGCAGGCGTTTCGGTGGCTAAGCGCAGGGCGCTGGACACATTTCAAAGGAATCTGGGCCTAGACTGGCACCGTGTCCCATAGGTTGATTCCACCTAGCGACCGAGACGTCGAGATGACATGTCTGCCTGCTGTAAGCAAAAGGGTTAAACGTGCCCACGATTCAAATAGCTGAACAGACGTGTCTCCTTGGAGCTCCCATCGTCCACATCTCTATTCCCCACCCTCTTCCACTTCGCCAACAAACTCTCCGTCCACGTACCCAGCTTAGATTCTAATGGAGTTGGTCGATCCTGGTGGGGATGAGATGATAACAGGATTCGTCAAGCTACTCCACCTTCATGACTCGCAGACGGAAGGCATAGCAAATCCAGAGTCTTCTTGTGGTATCGACATGCTGGCATcaatcgccgccgcccgccgatCTGGATTTGGAGCCAATCTCCAGGTTAGTGACGGCGTACTCCATTCAATCTCTTGATGATTTCTCTGTTCTCATCTGATGTATATTGTACCAAAACTTCCCCCTTTATCTTTCAGATCCGAAGTTGTGGATGGTAGCACATCCGATCCGATTTGGGGCGACGCGCAAGCAGCCGATGTACCCAAGTCCGGACATGGCGAGACGAATCCTTCTCCATGGCAGTCATCCGGAGGTTGGAAAGTTGGAAACGCAGGTATGCAGCTGGGAGCTGTCTTCGGTTGATTCCTGGtttactttttatttattttttatctATGTTGATTCCTTGTTTCGGTCTTGATAAATTAGGTGCCTCGTAATGTGCATAGTGGCATAGTGCCGCTGTAGTTGCATTGTGTGTGCTTGCGTTATTTTTTCCCTGTGTTGTACCGCACTGCTCTGATGAGCATTTTAGTTAATTTTGTTTATTTTATAAGGAACCGATCCTGGGATGGGCTTAAGGAGAGGGCAATGCCAAGCAAGATGAGCTCTATTCAATCATG
The Aegilops tauschii subsp. strangulata cultivar AL8/78 chromosome 3, Aet v6.0, whole genome shotgun sequence genome window above contains:
- the LOC109764730 gene encoding disease resistance protein RGA5-like — encoded protein: MKDALERLADVDELDIQTSRWRDAIAGQIEDIKKLVHETSARRERYKVDVPTSHNVAVDQRVVALYANAAKLVGMEGPTNELVGWLKDNEKKLKVVSIVGFGGLGKTTLANEVYHQLKGGFQCGAFVPVSQKPNISKLLHSLLTQLGCGQPFHDCELNVLLDQLRENLKNKSYLVIIDDLWDVSAWNIIRCAFPENNLGTRLIITTRIKTVAEACCFGHHEHILEMKPLSEEDSRKLFFDRIFCSGEACLGQLKDVLVEILKKCGGLPLAIISISSLLASESADQKERWENVLNSLGSVSGTNLTLEAMRQILNLSYKNLPHHLKTCFLYLGMFPEDSEIYRHQLVRLWVSEGFVSKARGQRPEQTATSYFNELVNRSLIQPIDIDTNGSVRTCKVHDMLLDLILYKSAQENFITVVDNPEAIIGPLQKPRRVLFNLVSATLPGDVSVPQVRSFANWRGSVHIPSLAEFKYLRVFVADFSSCSADGSQKIDLTGLCKLYQLRHIWIRGCWKCQLPTKIMGLQMLETFDIDGSCIPTDIFHLPCLLDLIIPSVKRLPEGIGKMASLQLLNHFDTLHTSLDSIKGLGELSNLSTLVLRTVFSEDVDMDVLNSSLAKLSNLESLEIISPDSWIPEALTLSPPPPNLVKLYMIKRSHVPNWIGELHNLQTLYLTVEKLEKDGVRILAELPALVNLKLTFDRALEETIAIDGTTFAILKLFHISCKNMPHLTFQGGAMPKLETLSLPLNAKGWKQEKNAAPTGIEHLLALKRISVGIGSDTESEQRSAESAIRSTISMHPNHAHITINIW